The Candidatus Glassbacteria bacterium genome includes a window with the following:
- a CDS encoding nitrate reductase has translation WGRRLAVERIRYISRFSDHLMLLLLAAIALSGLTLKYVARTDIVALKEFIIGLLTLDWRPLPADPLVLIHLGLVVVLMAVLPFSKLLHIPGVFFSPTLNQIDDPRERRRAAPWAADPNARRRG, from the coding sequence TGTGGGGCCGGCGCCTGGCGGTCGAACGCATCCGTTACATCTCCCGGTTCTCCGACCACCTGATGCTGCTGTTGCTGGCGGCGATCGCGCTCAGCGGCCTGACCCTCAAGTACGTCGCCCGGACCGACATCGTCGCCCTCAAAGAGTTCATCATCGGCCTCCTCACCCTCGACTGGCGACCGCTGCCCGCCGATCCCCTGGTCCTGATCCATCTCGGGCTGGTCGTGGTGCTGATGGCGGTACTGCCGTTTTCCAAGCTGCTCCACATCCCGGGCGTCTTCTTCAGCCCGACGCTGAACCAGATCGACGACCCGCGCGAGCGCCGCCGCGCCGCCCCCTGGGCGGCGGATCCGAACGCCCGGCGGCGGGGCTGA
- a CDS encoding (Fe-S)-binding protein, translating to MARERYQAPELKDFLELPALREGATAHLKPYPASPEHQHALGFPGELVDGWQDAAAAKLGELLGRYRSLEVFLDSCVECGACADKCQFFLGSGDPRNMPVARADLLRRLYRWHFTASGRLAPELVDAAPMSEEMLNDWYVYFHQCSQCRRCSVFCPFGIDTAEISMAAREIMNHIGVGQKYVNEVLGKVHKIGNNLGLPGPALVNTLEELEEEVKESTGVNVRFPLDEAGAEVLLVTPSADFFAEPHVDGLIGYAKVFHQAGIRWTLSNHASEAGNFGMFIGSYTQMRKVAMRIREAALELGVRRIVFGECGHAWRVAYNFLNTLAGPWDFLDPGYPVPQHIFEVTHELIGRGALALDPSANDRMTVTYHDSCNIARASRMGDRPGGQFHIPRQVIKASVNRFVEMNPATTFEKTFCCGGGGGLLTDELMEIRIQGALPRMQALKDVVDNDGVTHMVAVCAICKAQFTGVLPYYDFDPEMIVSGHQLVGNAIRLGTKE from the coding sequence GTGGCCAGAGAACGATACCAAGCCCCCGAACTGAAGGACTTCCTGGAGCTCCCCGCCCTCCGGGAAGGGGCCACGGCCCACCTCAAGCCCTACCCCGCCTCGCCCGAGCACCAGCATGCCCTGGGCTTTCCCGGCGAACTGGTCGACGGCTGGCAGGACGCGGCCGCCGCCAAGCTGGGCGAGCTGCTGGGCCGGTACCGTTCCCTGGAGGTGTTCCTGGATTCCTGCGTCGAGTGCGGGGCGTGCGCCGACAAGTGCCAGTTCTTTCTCGGCTCCGGCGACCCCCGGAACATGCCGGTGGCCCGCGCCGACCTGCTGCGCCGGCTCTACCGCTGGCACTTCACGGCCTCCGGCCGCCTGGCTCCCGAGCTGGTCGATGCGGCGCCGATGAGCGAGGAAATGCTGAACGACTGGTACGTCTACTTCCACCAGTGTTCCCAATGCCGCCGCTGTTCGGTGTTCTGTCCCTTCGGCATCGACACCGCCGAGATCTCGATGGCGGCGCGCGAGATCATGAACCACATCGGAGTCGGCCAGAAGTACGTCAACGAGGTGCTGGGCAAGGTCCACAAGATCGGCAACAACCTGGGCCTGCCGGGGCCGGCGCTGGTCAACACCCTCGAGGAGCTGGAGGAGGAGGTCAAGGAGAGCACCGGCGTTAACGTCCGGTTCCCCCTCGACGAAGCCGGCGCCGAGGTCCTGCTGGTCACCCCCTCGGCCGATTTCTTCGCCGAGCCCCACGTCGACGGCCTGATCGGCTACGCCAAGGTTTTCCACCAGGCCGGCATCCGCTGGACGCTCAGCAACCATGCCTCCGAGGCCGGCAACTTCGGCATGTTCATCGGCTCCTACACGCAGATGCGCAAGGTCGCCATGCGGATCCGCGAGGCGGCCCTGGAGCTCGGGGTCCGGCGCATCGTCTTCGGCGAATGCGGCCACGCCTGGCGGGTCGCCTACAACTTCCTCAACACCCTGGCCGGGCCGTGGGACTTCCTGGACCCCGGCTATCCGGTGCCCCAGCACATCTTCGAGGTCACCCACGAGTTGATCGGGCGGGGCGCCCTCGCCCTGGACCCCTCGGCCAACGACCGCATGACGGTGACCTATCACGATTCGTGCAACATCGCGCGCGCCTCGCGGATGGGCGACAGGCCGGGCGGCCAGTTCCACATTCCCCGCCAGGTGATCAAGGCCAGCGTCAACCGGTTCGTCGAGATGAACCCCGCCACCACCTTCGAGAAGACCTTCTGCTGCGGCGGCGGCGGCGGCCTCCTGACCGACGAGCTGATGGAGATCCGGATCCAGGGGGCGCTGCCGCGGATGCAGGCCCTCAAGGACGTGGTGGACAACGACGGGGTTACCCACATGGTCGCCGTGTGCGCCATCTGCAAGGCCCAGTTCACCGGCGTGCTGCCCTATTACGACTTCGATCCCGAGATGATCGTCAGCGGCCACCAGCTGGTCGGCAACGCCATCCGGCTGGGCACCAAGGAGTGA
- a CDS encoding NAD(P)-binding protein codes for MADSALTYRRYRDGDDSPGEWREWIVVGGESDLCPTYVHRTPPCQGNCPSGHDVRGWLNIVRGLDTPPEGVSWQEYAFRRMTDANPFPALMGRCCPAPCEDGCNRNQVEDHVGINAVEHYIGDFALEAGLAFPPPERETNKRVAVVGGGPAGLSCAYQLRRMGHAPVVFEANAKLGGMLQYGLSTHRCPRPVVDAEIKRILDMGIEVRVATRIGVDVSADRLDAEFEAVFWGIGAQAGRPLPCPGAEAANCIDGLAFLRAVNLGQTTRLPGKVLVIGGGDTALDCAAVSIRLGVEAAIVYRRSMARAPAASDDIEDVIAEGVEWRQELAPVEVMRGEDGLATALRVVPVEWIDNKKMVPRDGEEFDIPCAMIVAATGQRMDLAGIERLDNGEGWIDFDKVFGIAGRPGHFVGGDAIAPGLLTTAIGHGWKAAEGIDAYLRGEEPARRPRVDVHRFEFPRAGGADLTLHNLEDRASVETVGHDNLFLGHFTYGERNRRRRVEIAAEALVGNFDNRLIALDEEQAVAEAGRCMDCGLCLECDNCVIYCPRDAVSRVAKDRRTMGRYVETDYGACIGCHICMDVCPSGYIQMGLGG; via the coding sequence ATGGCCGATTCCGCCCTGACCTACCGCCGCTACCGGGACGGCGACGACAGTCCCGGCGAATGGCGCGAATGGATCGTCGTCGGCGGCGAATCCGATCTCTGTCCGACCTATGTCCACCGCACCCCGCCGTGCCAGGGGAACTGTCCCTCCGGCCACGACGTACGCGGCTGGCTCAACATCGTGCGCGGCCTCGACACCCCTCCCGAAGGCGTCTCGTGGCAGGAATACGCCTTCCGCCGGATGACCGACGCCAACCCCTTCCCGGCGCTGATGGGCCGCTGTTGCCCGGCGCCCTGCGAGGACGGCTGCAACCGCAACCAGGTGGAGGACCACGTCGGCATCAACGCGGTGGAGCACTATATCGGCGACTTCGCCCTCGAGGCCGGCCTTGCCTTTCCGCCGCCGGAACGCGAGACCAACAAGAGGGTCGCCGTCGTCGGCGGCGGCCCGGCCGGCCTGTCGTGCGCCTACCAGCTCCGCCGGATGGGCCATGCCCCGGTCGTCTTCGAGGCCAACGCCAAGCTCGGCGGCATGCTCCAGTACGGGCTCTCCACCCACCGTTGCCCGCGTCCGGTGGTCGATGCCGAGATCAAGCGCATCCTCGACATGGGGATCGAGGTCCGCGTCGCGACGCGAATCGGCGTTGATGTCTCCGCCGACCGGCTTGACGCGGAGTTCGAGGCCGTCTTCTGGGGCATCGGCGCCCAGGCCGGACGGCCCCTGCCGTGCCCCGGCGCCGAGGCCGCCAACTGCATCGACGGCCTGGCCTTCCTGCGCGCCGTCAACCTGGGCCAGACCACCCGTCTTCCGGGCAAGGTGCTGGTTATCGGCGGCGGCGACACGGCGCTCGACTGCGCGGCGGTGTCGATACGGCTCGGCGTCGAGGCGGCCATCGTCTACCGCCGCTCCATGGCGCGGGCGCCGGCGGCGAGCGATGACATCGAAGACGTGATCGCCGAAGGCGTCGAGTGGCGCCAGGAGCTGGCCCCGGTCGAGGTCATGCGGGGCGAGGACGGCCTGGCCACCGCCCTGCGCGTGGTCCCGGTGGAGTGGATCGACAACAAGAAGATGGTGCCCCGCGACGGCGAGGAGTTCGACATCCCGTGCGCGATGATCGTCGCCGCCACCGGCCAGCGGATGGACCTCGCCGGGATCGAGCGCCTGGACAACGGCGAGGGCTGGATCGATTTCGACAAGGTTTTCGGGATCGCGGGCCGGCCGGGCCATTTCGTCGGCGGCGACGCCATCGCCCCGGGGCTGCTGACGACGGCGATCGGCCACGGCTGGAAGGCCGCCGAGGGCATCGACGCCTATCTCCGCGGCGAGGAGCCGGCGCGCCGGCCGAGGGTCGATGTCCATCGTTTCGAATTCCCCCGCGCCGGGGGCGCCGACCTCACGCTCCACAACCTCGAGGACCGCGCGTCAGTCGAGACCGTCGGCCACGACAACCTGTTCCTCGGCCATTTCACCTATGGGGAACGCAACCGGCGCCGGCGCGTGGAGATCGCCGCCGAGGCCCTGGTCGGCAACTTCGACAACCGGCTCATCGCCCTTGACGAGGAACAGGCGGTCGCCGAGGCCGGGCGCTGCATGGACTGCGGGTTGTGCCTGGAGTGCGACAACTGCGTCATCTACTGTCCCCGGGACGCGGTGTCCCGGGTGGCCAAGGACCGGCGGACCATGGGCCGCTACGTGGAGACCGACTACGGCGCCTGCATCGGCTGCCACATCTGCATGGACGTCTGCCCCAGCGGCTACATCCAGATGGGGTTGGGCGGATGA
- a CDS encoding 4Fe-4S dicluster domain-containing protein, which yields MNRRRRRLVGAIAGIALAPGMVLVAPAGAVSARVRWGLLIDTTKCKDGCQTCVEACRNENGWRQSGDIDTDPQWIRIVTVSDRQGGATRRLPVMCQHCRRPSCVDVCPTGASFKRADNVVLVDKHICIGCRYCMMACPYKARSFVFSEVEDQKPHAPRGKGTVESCTLCVHRIDDGRIPACVEACPGALTFGDLYDPDSAISRQASRHLATRIRADLGLEPGVLYLGL from the coding sequence ATGAACCGCCGCCGCCGGAGGCTGGTCGGCGCCATCGCCGGCATTGCCCTGGCCCCGGGGATGGTCCTGGTCGCCCCGGCCGGCGCGGTCTCGGCCAGGGTGCGCTGGGGGCTGCTCATCGACACCACAAAGTGCAAGGACGGCTGCCAGACCTGCGTCGAGGCCTGCCGGAACGAGAACGGCTGGCGGCAAAGCGGCGATATCGACACCGACCCGCAATGGATCCGCATCGTTACCGTAAGCGACCGCCAGGGCGGCGCGACCCGCCGCCTGCCGGTGATGTGCCAGCACTGCCGCCGTCCGTCCTGCGTCGACGTCTGCCCCACCGGCGCCTCGTTCAAGCGGGCCGACAACGTGGTCCTGGTCGACAAGCACATCTGCATCGGCTGCCGCTACTGCATGATGGCCTGTCCGTACAAGGCGCGGTCCTTCGTCTTCTCCGAGGTCGAGGACCAGAAGCCTCACGCCCCGCGCGGCAAGGGGACCGTGGAATCGTGCACCCTGTGCGTCCACCGCATCGACGACGGCCGCATCCCGGCCTGCGTCGAGGCCTGTCCCGGCGCGCTGACCTTCGGCGACCTCTACGACCCCGACAGCGCCATCTCCCGGCAGGCCTCCCGCCACCTCGCCACCCGCATCCGGGCCGACCTGGGCCTCGAGCCCGGCGTCCTCTACCTGGGTTTGTGA
- a CDS encoding molybdopterin oxidoreductase: protein MKRFVYRQIAGRGGDYVTLLFWLFLFVAAGLGAAWYVDDQGHQVTGMTNQVVWTLPHVVSVFLILAAAGSFNVVTISRLFGRRAYWPLARLSGLLAVALLAGGLFVLVLDLGRPDRLWVAMSHFNFKSTLASNIFRYAGFVAAIGVFLWTVMEPRMSRYSRAACLVGFLFGISLSTGIGLEFGFLAAREAFDSALLAPMFVSLSLVLGLAVFILVLTACHVWSRRPLGKTVVRRLGNLLGVLVGVVLYFTVVHHLTTPYAAEHRGIERFILLEGGVYTALFWAGQVALGGLAPLFLIYYPRTAGSLGAVVVSALLVVIGGLAQIYVLIIGGQAYPMVLFPGMVEASVIDGHINAYAPSLPEAALGAGGVALALAIVAVAVKVLPLLPESLADEPAE, encoded by the coding sequence ATGAAACGCTTCGTCTACCGGCAGATCGCGGGCCGCGGCGGCGACTACGTGACCCTGCTCTTCTGGCTGTTCCTGTTCGTCGCCGCCGGCCTCGGCGCCGCCTGGTACGTCGATGACCAGGGCCACCAAGTCACCGGGATGACCAACCAGGTGGTGTGGACCCTGCCCCACGTGGTCTCGGTGTTCCTGATCCTGGCCGCCGCCGGGTCGTTCAACGTGGTCACCATCTCGCGGCTGTTCGGGCGTCGGGCCTACTGGCCGCTGGCCCGTCTCTCGGGACTGCTGGCGGTGGCCCTGCTGGCCGGCGGGCTGTTCGTGCTGGTGCTGGACCTGGGACGGCCCGACCGCCTGTGGGTGGCGATGAGCCACTTCAACTTCAAATCGACGCTGGCCTCGAACATCTTCCGCTACGCCGGCTTCGTGGCCGCCATCGGCGTCTTCCTGTGGACGGTGATGGAACCGCGGATGAGTCGCTACAGCCGGGCGGCCTGCCTGGTCGGGTTCCTGTTCGGCATCTCCCTGAGCACCGGGATCGGCCTCGAATTCGGCTTCCTGGCGGCCCGCGAGGCCTTCGATTCGGCGCTTCTGGCGCCGATGTTCGTGTCCCTCTCGCTGGTCCTCGGCCTGGCCGTCTTCATCCTGGTCCTGACGGCCTGTCATGTCTGGAGCCGCCGGCCCTTGGGGAAGACCGTGGTGCGCCGCCTGGGGAACCTGCTCGGGGTGCTGGTCGGCGTGGTGCTGTATTTCACCGTCGTCCACCACCTGACGACCCCGTACGCCGCCGAACATCGGGGCATCGAACGTTTCATCCTGCTCGAAGGCGGCGTTTACACGGCCCTGTTCTGGGCCGGTCAGGTGGCGCTCGGGGGGCTGGCCCCGCTGTTCCTGATCTACTATCCGAGGACCGCCGGCTCGCTGGGGGCGGTCGTCGTCTCGGCGCTGCTGGTGGTGATCGGAGGCCTGGCCCAGATCTACGTCCTGATCATCGGCGGCCAGGCCTATCCCATGGTCCTGTTCCCGGGGATGGTGGAGGCCAGCGTCATCGACGGCCATATCAACGCCTACGCCCCCAGCCTGCCGGAAGCGGCCCTCGGGGCGGGCGGGGTCGCCTTGGCCCTGGCCATCGTCGCGGTGGCGGTCAAGGTCCTGCCGCTGCTGCCCGAAAGCCTGGCCGACGAACCCGCCGAGTGA
- a CDS encoding sulfurtransferase: MKPSAPASRARGEAECQRSPKQRRKSMIKLSIWRTFAAGVMALSLLGWSATVKAAEWANPDLLLSAETLKQNIGKADWAVIDCRALKAYAKGHIPGAISLGKRCKKALRDVTARAFRNISKYESLLGKVGIGNDTHVVFYYDGIGTITDATVGFWILEYLGHDKAHVLNGGLDAWRKAGNRLEAKPTIRKAATFKANVKASAYSETEEILRIATGSLKDVQLLDSRTKAEFVGKDIRAIRGGRVPNTDLNVSHLDTLAQAKDPKTGKMGPISYFDPNVVAEKFASLDKNKRTVAYCQTGTRSTMTYLQLRLLGFKDPANWDESWRVYGSQLDYPVAGEQWYNFAGVNKKIKALEKKVKTIEAAAKK; the protein is encoded by the coding sequence ATGAAACCGTCCGCCCCCGCATCGAGGGCCAGGGGAGAGGCGGAATGTCAACGGAGTCCAAAACAGAGGAGGAAAAGTATGATCAAGCTATCTATTTGGCGGACTTTCGCCGCCGGCGTTATGGCTCTTTCGTTGTTAGGTTGGAGCGCAACGGTCAAGGCCGCGGAATGGGCGAACCCCGATCTGCTGTTGTCGGCGGAAACCCTGAAACAGAACATCGGCAAGGCGGATTGGGCGGTCATCGACTGCAGGGCCCTGAAGGCCTACGCCAAAGGCCATATCCCCGGCGCCATAAGCCTCGGCAAGCGGTGCAAGAAGGCGCTCAGGGACGTCACCGCCAGAGCCTTTCGGAACATTTCAAAATACGAGAGTCTCCTGGGAAAGGTGGGCATCGGCAACGACACCCATGTGGTATTCTATTATGACGGTATTGGAACCATAACCGACGCCACGGTTGGATTCTGGATTCTCGAATATCTCGGCCACGACAAGGCCCATGTCCTCAACGGCGGCCTGGACGCATGGCGCAAGGCGGGCAACCGTCTCGAAGCCAAGCCGACCATCAGGAAGGCAGCCACCTTCAAGGCCAACGTGAAAGCCAGCGCCTATAGCGAAACCGAGGAGATTTTGCGGATCGCCACGGGGAGCTTGAAAGACGTGCAGCTTCTCGATTCCCGGACCAAGGCCGAGTTCGTAGGAAAGGACATACGGGCGATCCGGGGCGGTCGCGTCCCCAACACGGACCTCAATGTCTCGCATCTGGACACCCTGGCCCAGGCGAAGGATCCGAAGACAGGGAAGATGGGGCCGATCTCTTACTTCGACCCCAACGTGGTGGCGGAGAAATTCGCGTCCCTGGACAAGAACAAGCGCACCGTCGCCTACTGCCAGACGGGAACGCGCTCGACCATGACCTACCTGCAACTCAGGCTGCTCGGGTTCAAGGACCCCGCGAACTGGGATGAATCATGGCGAGTCTACGGCTCCCAGCTGGATTATCCCGTTGCTGGCGAGCAGTGGTACAACTTCGCCGGCGTCAACAAGAAAATCAAGGCGCTCGAGAAGAAGGTCAAGACTATCGAGGCCGCTGCCAAGAAGTAG
- a CDS encoding glycosyltransferase family 2 protein produces MAPFISLIIPNRNGEATIGLCLEAAFASKYEPFEVIVVDDHSEDESIEVIERFPCKLIRLDRHGGASTARNTGAAYSRGEVLFFTDADCLLEEGSLAVAARSFLSYGPGVVIGGTYTQQPYDQGFFGHFQSIFINYSECKNIDQADYAAAHVMVIDSETFRRNRGFPEGFLPVAEDVEFSHRLRRAGCRIVINPRLQVRHIFNFSLYRSLRNAVFKSMNWTIYSIKNRDVFADSGTASTELKTNVAFFFTNVTLLLLYVIYNNSLILYLMTLPIAGSLSVSRGLIMAFFKGGGGVFGVAAAAYYLFLYPLAVGAGGFAGVVRYLAFGHSQRKGG; encoded by the coding sequence ATGGCGCCATTTATCTCCTTAATAATTCCCAACCGCAACGGCGAAGCGACGATCGGACTATGCCTTGAAGCGGCCTTCGCGTCCAAGTACGAGCCCTTCGAGGTGATCGTCGTCGACGACCATTCCGAGGACGAGTCCATCGAGGTGATCGAACGGTTCCCTTGCAAGCTGATCCGCCTCGACCGGCATGGCGGAGCCTCGACCGCCAGGAATACCGGCGCCGCGTACAGCCGCGGCGAGGTTCTTTTCTTTACCGACGCCGATTGTCTTCTGGAAGAGGGCTCCCTCGCCGTTGCGGCGAGGTCTTTCTTATCGTACGGGCCCGGCGTCGTGATCGGGGGGACCTACACCCAACAGCCCTACGACCAGGGCTTCTTCGGTCATTTTCAATCCATTTTCATCAACTACTCGGAGTGCAAGAACATCGACCAGGCCGACTATGCGGCCGCCCACGTGATGGTCATCGACTCCGAGACGTTCCGGAGGAACCGGGGCTTTCCGGAGGGTTTCCTGCCGGTGGCCGAGGATGTCGAGTTCAGCCACAGGCTGCGCCGGGCGGGATGCCGCATCGTCATAAACCCCCGCCTTCAGGTCCGTCACATCTTCAACTTTTCCCTCTACCGGTCCCTGCGCAATGCCGTCTTCAAGTCCATGAATTGGACCATTTATTCCATTAAGAACAGAGATGTCTTCGCAGATTCAGGAACAGCATCTACTGAATTAAAAACAAATGTCGCTTTCTTCTTTACTAATGTTACTCTACTACTATTGTATGTAATTTATAATAATTCCTTGATATTGTATTTGATGACCCTGCCTATTGCCGGCAGTCTATCGGTTAGCAGGGGCCTGATCATGGCGTTTTTCAAGGGTGGAGGGGGCGTCTTCGGGGTTGCGGCAGCGGCGTATTATCTGTTCTTGTATCCCCTGGCCGTAGGCGCCGGCGGCTTCGCCGGCGTCGTGCGATATCTCGCCTTCGGACACAGCCAACGAAAGGGCGGATGA
- a CDS encoding radical SAM protein, whose translation MTMYSPLRHIPSIFRKGRPIQLTFFVTRKCNANCPWCFYLRSADGAAGDGEDLSLDEIRRISRSLGRLLWVAFSGGEVFLHDGLVEMSAIFHDQNRPPIMLFPTNGLLPEVIRDQTERILLRCPKSVIVVKVSVDGLNGAHDALRESPGGFDKAMETYRLLGDLLDRYPNLELGINTVFFSENQHRMDEIIDFVAGLAPQGTHTISMVRGNLLEERYKTVDVEKYRRAIDRLEHNLRNRTANIHKFAGARLKAAQDILQRRLIHRTLIEGRRLVPCYSGRLSLVLTESGEVYPCEILTTSFGNVRDHGCDMGKMLRSKQAKEVLKPIMASACHCTHECHFIMNILFNPRLYPALLKEYLNISGIRPAPAVAPASPDEKASCPSTAKTGSAGP comes from the coding sequence ATGACGATGTATTCCCCCTTGCGTCACATTCCATCGATTTTCCGGAAAGGCCGGCCGATCCAGTTGACCTTCTTCGTGACCAGGAAATGCAACGCCAACTGCCCCTGGTGTTTCTATCTGAGAAGCGCCGACGGCGCGGCCGGCGACGGCGAGGACCTGTCGTTGGACGAAATCCGCAGAATCTCCCGGTCCCTGGGGCGGCTGTTGTGGGTCGCCTTCTCGGGAGGCGAGGTTTTCCTGCACGACGGCCTGGTGGAAATGAGCGCGATCTTCCACGACCAAAACAGGCCTCCGATCATGCTGTTTCCAACCAACGGCCTGTTGCCGGAAGTGATCCGGGATCAGACCGAACGGATTCTCCTGCGTTGCCCGAAAAGCGTGATCGTCGTCAAGGTCTCGGTCGATGGGCTCAACGGCGCTCACGATGCGTTGCGCGAATCGCCCGGCGGTTTCGACAAGGCCATGGAAACCTATCGGTTGCTGGGCGATCTTCTCGACAGGTATCCGAATCTCGAACTGGGAATCAACACCGTCTTCTTTTCCGAGAACCAGCACCGGATGGACGAGATCATCGATTTCGTCGCGGGCCTCGCCCCCCAGGGCACCCATACGATCTCGATGGTCCGCGGCAATCTCCTCGAGGAACGATACAAGACGGTCGATGTCGAAAAATACCGTCGCGCCATAGACCGTCTGGAGCATAACTTGAGGAACCGGACGGCCAACATTCACAAGTTCGCGGGCGCCCGTCTCAAGGCCGCGCAGGATATTCTGCAACGTCGATTGATCCATCGAACCCTGATCGAGGGTCGCCGGCTGGTTCCCTGTTATTCGGGAAGGTTGAGTCTGGTCCTGACCGAATCCGGCGAGGTCTATCCCTGTGAAATCCTAACAACAAGTTTCGGAAACGTGAGGGACCATGGCTGCGATATGGGGAAGATGCTACGCTCGAAACAAGCCAAAGAAGTATTGAAACCCATTATGGCCAGCGCCTGCCACTGCACCCACGAATGCCATTTCATCATGAACATACTGTTCAATCCGAGGCTGTATCCCGCGCTCCTCAAGGAGTACCTCAATATAAGCGGTATTCGCCCGGCGCCCGCCGTGGCGCCGGCTTCCCCCGATGAAAAAGCATCCTGTCCATCCACAGCCAAAACAGGCTCCGCAGGCCCGTGA
- a CDS encoding radical SAM protein, whose product MKCALIIPAWRPEEIFSTRTAGSQINYWQPLGTLYVGASLVEAGHEVEFLDGSFLTHEAILRRVDRMKPDFAGIYSTTFGWPGAVRTAADIKALDRQILTCVGGPYPTVAQDGCLGDGGEGIDAVVVGEGEGTVVEILKRLRSGMDLVGVPGVVARKNGNIVRNPPRPLIADLDRLPFPARELLGDGSRYIPAPATYRRKPVAVITTSRGCDRRCVFCFQIDKERKGGTRGVRFRSVENVLEEIELCLRQGYREIKFIDDSLAADYGRAMRLAGEIKRRRLDFTWFASACANQVDEPLLAAMKDAGCWAILIGGESGVQRNLNTLRKGITLDQIRNAVRAAKKVGLRVSVPFMFGIPGETFDDALRTIDFAVELDPDLANFHAITPFPGTPLYDRAEEYGAVSGDLLDFTYQGAAFVPHTMTRDEILKARQLAFRRFYSRPSFLVRRLGAIRSWSDCKTAITGLRSLFWLWMDRMLFHRGKPAPRRAPGEYRLY is encoded by the coding sequence ATGAAATGTGCGTTGATCATCCCGGCCTGGAGGCCCGAGGAGATATTTTCGACCAGGACCGCCGGCTCGCAAATCAATTACTGGCAGCCCCTCGGAACCCTTTACGTGGGGGCCTCCCTTGTCGAGGCCGGCCACGAGGTCGAGTTCCTCGACGGGTCGTTCTTGACTCACGAAGCCATACTGCGCCGGGTCGACCGAATGAAACCCGACTTCGCGGGCATCTATTCGACGACCTTCGGCTGGCCTGGAGCGGTGAGGACGGCGGCCGATATCAAGGCGCTCGACCGGCAGATATTGACCTGCGTCGGCGGGCCCTATCCAACGGTGGCACAGGACGGGTGCCTGGGCGATGGAGGCGAGGGGATCGACGCGGTCGTCGTCGGTGAGGGCGAAGGAACCGTCGTCGAGATCCTGAAGCGGCTCCGATCGGGAATGGATCTGGTAGGCGTTCCGGGCGTGGTGGCCAGGAAAAACGGCAACATCGTCCGCAACCCGCCAAGGCCCCTGATCGCCGACCTGGACAGGCTGCCTTTCCCGGCCCGGGAGCTGTTGGGCGACGGAAGCCGCTACATCCCGGCGCCGGCCACATACAGAAGAAAGCCTGTCGCCGTCATCACCACCTCGAGAGGATGCGACCGGCGCTGCGTCTTCTGTTTCCAGATCGACAAGGAGAGAAAGGGCGGAACCCGCGGTGTCCGTTTTCGCAGCGTCGAAAACGTGCTGGAAGAAATCGAACTGTGCCTCAGACAGGGCTACCGCGAAATCAAGTTCATTGATGATTCCCTTGCCGCCGATTATGGCCGGGCCATGCGGCTCGCCGGCGAGATCAAGCGCCGCCGCCTCGACTTCACCTGGTTTGCCTCGGCCTGCGCGAACCAGGTGGACGAACCTCTGCTCGCGGCGATGAAGGACGCCGGCTGCTGGGCGATCCTGATCGGCGGCGAAAGCGGCGTGCAAAGGAACCTCAACACGCTGCGCAAGGGCATCACCCTCGATCAGATACGCAACGCCGTGCGCGCGGCCAAGAAGGTGGGTCTTAGGGTAAGCGTGCCGTTCATGTTCGGAATTCCCGGCGAGACCTTTGACGATGCCCTCAGAACCATCGATTTCGCCGTCGAACTGGATCCCGACCTGGCCAACTTTCACGCCATCACGCCGTTCCCCGGGACGCCGCTGTACGACCGCGCCGAGGAATATGGCGCCGTTTCCGGCGATCTCCTGGACTTCACCTATCAGGGCGCGGCGTTCGTCCCCCACACCATGACCAGAGACGAGATTCTGAAGGCCCGACAGTTGGCTTTCCGGAGATTCTATTCGCGGCCCTCGTTCCTTGTCCGCAGGCTTGGCGCCATACGGAGCTGGAGCGACTGCAAGACCGCCATCACGGGCCTGCGGAGCCTGTTTTGGCTGTGGATGGACAGGATGCTTTTTCATCGGGGGAAGCCGGCGCCACGGCGGGCGCCGGGCGAATACCGCTTATATTGA